In Balaenoptera acutorostrata chromosome 8, mBalAcu1.1, whole genome shotgun sequence, the genomic stretch CGGGGATGGTTATTAGTTGCCTGTGAGGAATTAGCACCAAAACTAGGACTAAAACAGAATCTCAGGCACAAATTTAATCTTGAAGAATGAACTTTCTTAGCTGTGTCTCCcgtttctgtaaaataaagataaataccatttgataaaatatctgtaaaataaatatgatgaGACAGAATGGCTAGTACAATAGTATAATTATGCCCTAATCTTAGAATGTTCATTCAAAGTTCATTAACTATGACACTGTAagatgttctatatatatataatataaaaaaataagagatatGAACCAATTAAGACAAAGTAAGTTTCAACAGAAGACTTCCAATAGTTAAATTTGGATCCAATGGATCCAGACTGTtttgtataattctttttgttaatttgtttaaatTTGCTTAAGTTTTTAAATAAGACAGTTCTCTACAgagaaaatttagatgaaatttCCTCTTTAATCTACTTGGTTTGTGGAAAATGCCATAAAAAGTTGATACTAAACTTTCTATATAGTTCAGCCAGTAAAGCTTCTGTCTACCAGGCAAGCTGGTGGATATACTCAAACACAAGATCTAATTCTAATAAGTCATAAATCTTTATGATTAATTTTGAAAGCTTTGGTCCACCACATCTTTCCTTAATATAGATGGTTTTCAACTAATTTTGAATAGCTgtgaacattttcttaaaaatcacaCTAAGTTGCCTGACATTAAGAACACAGAAACCATAGAAAAATGTATTAGGATAGAAAGTATTTGAGggttcttgctttctttttataaacCCAGCGGCTATTTAAAGTAATTGTCTCAAACCCTAAACCTATTTCTCAAACCTATTTGAACTTTGTATTAGACAATATGGGGATATGAACTTCAGTAAGAGATTCCATCCATCTTTTATCCTAAAAGAACGATTGATATTAGAGTATATTATTCACTACTGTGAAAATTACCAAGCAGCACGCTATTAGGTCAGCTTGAGTCCATCAGTGATTCTATAAAAATGACATGACCAAGCCATTAAAGTGACAAAACTTCCATTTCTTAAAGAAGGCAGATATTATGGAAATGAATCATGTAGTCTGTATACGTAACCAGATGCAAGTTTGGCAAATTCACAAGAACTAGACTTACTGGGTAGGTGGTAACTGTCTTAATATTCAAAATTTCACATGGCTTCTTTATTACTGAGAccttattattatgaaaatccaTTCCTTCCTATAACCACAGGCAAGGTTTCTGGCACAAGTTCAGTACAAAAACATCTATAATCCTGGAAccattttaagtcatttttttaaatattgaggcCCAATAAGGCTTGCCACAgattagaaaaggaaatgaaagttcAAAAATAAGAGACAtaaagagaaacttttttttctatgtaaatgGCCAATCAGTCCAATTGTTTATCATACTTGTTTTAGTGGTTGACTGGCAGAGTCTAGTAACAGATATTGATGAGAACAGATAGAGTAGCATTGCTAGTCACAGCTGACTCAGACCAAATCAGTGGAGACTACCATCACAAGAAAAGTGGTAGCTGTATTTTATAAAGATGTGAATATCAGTTgctaaaaggaaattttttaaaaaccaagttaATTTCAAACAACagattaaattaataatataaagatTTTGATTAAATCAAGCATCTCTGCCATAAAACCTTCAAAACACAAAGCTATAAAGCAAAAGATTTTTCAAAACTAATCCATCATTTGCTTCTTAAAAGGAAAGTTTCATTAAAAATGCTCActattcttttttaactttttaatttgaaataattatagactcacagGCGGTTGCAAAGAAACATACAGGGAGGTTCCATGCACCGTATCtccaatgttaacatcttacacaaCAACAGCACGATTATCAAAAGCAAGAATTTGACACCGATACAATCCAAAGaacttattcagatttcatcaaTTATACATGCTCtcttttctgtgtatgtgtgcgcGCATGCGCACGTACATCTGACATTTAATCACATGTGTAGACTGTGTGACATAACTACCACTAGGATCAAGATACTCAACTGCATCATAACAAGATTCCCTGTGTACCCCCTTTATAGCCACTATTCTTTTATAAACAATTAGCTAGCAAAAAAGGTCATTTCACTGTCCTGTATTAGCCATCATATCACAAGTAGATACTTTAGTGATTGAGGAGTAGAAAATAACCTTGCatgagctttctttttattttgttaagtcCTAGGTGAATCCAAGGTTAAGAAAAACAGACAAGTGAGAGCTGGGAAGGTGAGAGGCAGCTCCAAAGGTAGTGGTGTTTGACTACGTAACTAGAAAGGGGTAATGGGGACACATTTTCATCAGAGGTTTAGAGACTACCTAGTGTATTCGCCCCAAACCAGGTAGTACAGGGCAGTCTAAATTGCCAAACAGCTTCCTAAAATATACCATATTAGCTAAGAGAGCAAAAGAGAGTTATACAGTTAAGTTTTTAGGAATCAAAAAGGGAAAGCAATAAACTACTTTCATTTCATAGTTGTATATTTAAAACATGCATTTATTAAGTTAAATATATCATGTAATGGTAATACAGATTGTTTAAGCTTACAGGTCTATTACATAATCCATTTACTCTTGATTAAAATAGTTGGTACTGTAGAATAAAAGATTTTGAAACCAGGACATACTTGTGGATATTTACTAAGAACATCTAAATGATACCATTAATATGAGATGCTTTTTCAAAATGCAGTGACTAACCAGAGGTAAAAAAATTAGCATAAGGTCCTTAAATAATTATTGGTAGTAGtgcattataaaaatgaaattactccatttcattttatttcattacttAATTCCTTTTGTAATTCTCCCAAATCCAATACTTGCATTCAAATTTTAGGATCCAGCAACCACTGAGAATCCCAAGCATACATTTCAGGGTGCTTTGAACTGTATCACCAGGAACAATGACATGAGttactggaaaacaaaaaaagcaataagagaaacagaaatataaaccGAAATAATTTTTTAACCAGTCTGCTTTTTATAACCAGTTAGTTTACATTTTATAAACTTATACCTGAATTTTCTTGAAAGGCAACAATTTTTATACTTAGGTATAAGACTTCTTTAATTTAGTTTCATTCTCTATTCTGGCTACCAACATGAAAAACCAGATCATAaaccatatatctttttttttttttttttataaaccatatatctttttttttttatgttagaaagaaaagtaaaaaccaaaCTTTACTGTtgctttttgccatttggtaGCATTTTACACAGGCTTTGATCTTCAGAATATCCTGGATTCAGTAGAAAAACCATTTAAATGAAGTTTTGTACAATAGAAACTTCTCAGCAGTCAAAATTTagactgtaaaaaaatacatgcaaaacatACTTTTCTGAAAACACTTAACTTTGAACAAAGCACCGAACTACACAAATGCAGAATGAAAACAGCATTTCAACTCCACCAAAAGTAGTCATCATAAAAGGTGTAAAAGTCACCTAACTTCACTAGGCACTGTTCACTTTTTAAACAggagacaataaaaaatattgtccACAAACAATATCCCAACTCTAGGGCAGGTTTCAGAAAGTCTTCAACTTCATGCTTTAATAGCGACAAGGTGAGTATGATCGAGATCTGGAACGTGATCTGTATCCTCCACGACTATAGTAGGGAGAAGGTGACCGTCTTCTGTATATCTGATCCCTGTCTTGAGCAgctctccatcctcctcctcctccacctcctcctctgtATGACCTGCTGTAATAGTCCCGATCATCGTAGCCTCGATCATATCCCCTGTCGTAGTAATCTCGACGGCGTGAGCTGCCATAGGTTGGTCTCCGCATGTAAATTCCTGGTGTTGGGGTATGTGGTCTCTTTGTTATAGAGAAATCAACTCTGATCCTACGTCCATCAAGCTCCATTCCATTGGCACGCTCTTTTGCTTCCTTGGCATCatctacattttcaaaatataccaaGGCAAATCCTCTTGAACGTCTAGACTGCTGGCCATATACAATAGACAGAGCAGCAGTTGGGCCATATTTAGAGAACACTTCTCTTAGATCTCTTTCTGTAGTGTATAAGCTCAATCCAAATACTCCAAGACAACAGTTGGGATCAGGATTTGCCCAATTCCCAACATGACGCCTGCGAGTAGACATGGGAGAATGACTGTGGCTATGCCGTCTTCGATAATCTCTACTGTAAGATCTGCTACGGGATCTTCTATGGGAGCGGGACCGAGATCGTGACCTTGTATAATGCCTTCGAGAACTTCTTCTGGATCTAGACCTAGATTCAGATCTGGACCTGGACTTTGATCTGGAACGCCTGGAATCTTCCTTGGAGCGAGACCTTGCAGGGGTATGCCTTGCAGATTTCCCAGATCCATGAGCACTTCCACTTCTGGAAGCAGAAAGGGATTCTTAGCGTAGTGCTTTCTGATTCCAGATTACTTCTTATcttaacttcatttttatttcttttcttcattcttccgTTTCAAATTCTGACTTCTTTCATCTTCCCCACTTCACACAAATTGCTCAATATTCTACAAGTGGGACTTCTGGTCAGATAATTAGCatgcattctttcttttattttttcaaatttcagcTTCACTTATTCCTGAGCTTCAAATACTCATTTATAAAACTTGTCAAATGACGACTTCCGTATTTTCCTTCTTCAACATTAACCCGCTCGCCGTAGTTCTGCTCGCCGCTGTCGCTCATGACTTCTAGCTGCTGTCGCAGCCCGATGTGCTTCAATCGAAGCTGCCAACCTCTTGCGCCTTCTATCTAGAGGCTCAGCCGCGGCCCCGCACCACGCACTGGATCCCGAGCCGCTGAGAGGAGAAACGCTCCGCACCGCCTCCGCTCGGGCTCATATAAACCATATATCTTAAAGCCACAGTAGCCAacacaaatttttcttttctatttcaaattATAACTAAGGAATTAAAGCATTATGCTGCATTACAATTTATTTGTCATTAGCAAACTCATAAAATTGCTCTGACGTATTGTTCTGTCTTAAAAATAGGTGCAAagctttaaattttatatttcctaACTAAATTAAGACTTGTAAGTAGTTTATAACTgtaaaaacattttagaattattacCAGATTCAAAGTATATAGTCAGATCCCAATGGTTAAAACATATAAATTATCAAAGGGAGCTCTACAATGGAAttacccatttaaaaatttcttcaaccaaaaataaataaataaataaataatcctcaCCTGTACTGTCAAACTCAGCACATTTTTTAGCCTTAAGAATTGCTGCAAGCTCACTGAGCATTTTCTGTTGTTCTGAAGAAAGTCCACTGCCTATAAGTACAAGAGGCCCATCCCTGCGCTGACCAGTGTTTACCTGTCAATGGAAGAGGAGATGCCACAGtgttaaaaacatttaaagattagagaaaaattaaactgACTTTCAATTGATACAAGCTTGGATTTCATTCCTTAGTTTATCTAGTAATTCTCAAAAATTTCCATTGAACCTTAATGCTCAATGCATTTGAACaactgtttttctatttctttacccCCTTCTCCCAATAAAACACTACTTGGGCTAGCTGTCTATACCCAGGATGTCTTGTTTccttgattctattttttttttaaataaatttattttattttttatttatttatttttggctgcattgggtcttcattgatgcgcgagggctttctctagttgtggcgagtggggggctactctttactGTGGTACACAtgcttgtcattgcggtggcttctcttgttgtggagcacgggctctaggcgcgtgcgcttcagtagttgcggtacgcgggctcagtagttgcggctcacaggctctagaacgcaggctcagcagttgtggcacacgagctcagttgctccgtgcggcatgtgggatcttcccagaccagggattgaacctgtgtcctctgcactggcaggcggattcttaacaccTGTGCCACTAGGAAGTCCCTCCTTGATGTTAAATTGGGTCTCCCTAGGGTTTTACAACTTCATTCTGTCACCAGTAAGcactcccccctttttttaaagtaacccaAAATATCCACTTAAAATGATCAATTCTCTATCTCCCCCCCACTAACTTATTCCAATAGAGTTAAACTCAACTTggtctttttaatttaaactgagattacataaaaaattaaagaaaaataaggcttCTAGAACAGCACTGATctcaaagacagaaaacaaaattttaacactGAAACAGTTACCTCTCgaaaccaagaaagtgaaaacagaCAAAGGAATACCAAAGTTACATCAGATCCACCAACAGTAGTAAGTCAATGCAGTTTAAGAAAAGGGAAGTGATCTAACAAAgactaatattttcatttcagtagAAAGACTTAGAACTTACAGAAGACAAAAAAGACAAGAATAAAAAGGAGGCACCAATGGATATCGTTAAAGATTAGACATGAAAGATTCAAAGAAGCAACAGGACAGTGTTTTCAATAGCAACcaacagaaatttaataaatgaaattggAGTGAGAGTTAGCCAAAAGCTACCTgataaaagaaaagcaatgaCCCAGCAGATAAGAAAGAAAACGTAAATCAGCACTACTGTATTACAAGATAAAAAGCCAAACACAATACTTTAATTTTCAAACACCATACAAAGGGTCCTCCTACATGTATGAGTATGTATGTATTCTGGACATCTGGGCTCTCAAAAGTTCCACAGAACATGAGTGAAACACTGCAGGTATAATTACCAGTATAGTTCAGCAAGTAGATGGGAGAAAATTGATACTTAAATATTCACTTCACATATCTGAGTAGCGATAATTTATCCAGTCTGATGCCATACAATATTAGACATAAATTGTTGGCTACAACTGTAAACAGACTGATCTCaataattcattcactcaaaataCATTAAGTAAGATTCTACTATGTATTTAAGTGTGTattcaagacattttaaaaaagatttctataaaaactttttttaatggcAATATTCAACACTTAAAAGTTCAGCTTCCTGAATTACTTCTTTCTCTAAGGTTCAAGTTGCAAAGGTTTTCCTGGATGTGCtgtgcacacaccacacacatactgACATCACATTTCTGTCCACTTATCTTTCCTATTCACTAAATTATAAGATGAGGTAACCATGCCTAACCTAAACACTGTAAACACTCCATAAGATGAAAATAGTTCAGTCTACTTTATCATTCAATTGCTATACAatgataatattaaaaaacagCATTTCAAATATTCTTGTCACTTATACAAATAAGTGCCATAAAATAGCTCTAAATGGAACACATTACTTTTCAATTTATATAGCTCCACTTCAGCTAAAGTAGTTCTCTGCacgaaataaaaaatgaaaagatatctatTCTAAATATAGCATATGATACTATTTCCACCAACCTCAGGAAAGCACCAAAGTGGGTCAAGCATTTTCCTATCCAGTTtctaaattagaataaaaaatagaaactggCACTAATTTTTCATAGTTAAggaaagctctttaaaaaatgaataaaataaagcaaacagcTATCAAAGCCACATATCTgatgtggggtgggaggtgggagtgggcaaGGCATCTGATTTGAGAGTAAGCAGAGGTCTCAGAACCAGGAGGTTCAGAAGATGTTCAGAAAACATCCAAAAGTTTCAATACTCTGCTTTTAGAGAGATTAGATATTATGTACACTGGCATTAAATACACTCTTATTTAAGGAATAATTAGATATGAaactttttcttagaaaaattactctgaatttatcaaaattaatgAGTCTATCAATAATAGGACCTGAAAAACTACACAAAGAGTCGAAGGGAGTGAGGAAGCATGCCATGTGTACATCTGGCTCCCTACAGTTGTTCCTGGTGGAGAAAACAGCTCATGCTAAGGACCTGAAATGGGACCGTGTTTGGGGGGGATTCAAGAAACAGCAAGGAAGCCTATGTGGCTGAAAACGATGAGTGAAAGGGAGTCTGATAGTGGCTGGGGAAGCAGATCCCAGAGCTTGATTT encodes the following:
- the LOC130708736 gene encoding transformer-2 protein homolog beta-like, translating into MSTRRRHVGNWANPDPNCCLGVFGLSLYTTERDLREVFSKYGPTAALSIVYGQQSRRSRGFALVYFENVDDAKEAKERANGMELDGRRIRVDFSITKRPHTPTPGIYMRRPTYGSSRRRDYYDRGYDRGYDDRDYYSRSYRGGGGGGGGWRAAQDRDQIYRRRSPSPYYSRGGYRSRSRSRSYSPCRY